CATGGACCAGCTTTTTCGGCCGCGTTAATAAGGTTGTCATTAGCACGGTTGGTGAGCGTTCGCCATTGCCCCAGTCGCGACAGCGAAAATGTTGATTATCGCCATAGTCGGTATAGAGCGACGCATCGGTCAGGTAGCTACCGACAGTGAAACCATGATTAAGCAATAATTTTTCAATATCATTGATGGGCACTTGCAAAGCTTTGAAGACGATTAATGCTACCATTGCCTCACCCGGATAAAGCTTGGGTGCTGGCGATTTAACTTGAACAAATTGGTCGTCAATGCCAAAGCGAAGCTCGACAGGCTCAAGCTCTAGTAAGCGCTCTTTCACCGGACCTAAAAGCACACTTTGGCGCGGCACTTTATTTCGCGTGCTTTCACTGTTTGGCCACAATACAAAAACAACATTTTGCATAGGTTTTCTCGCTACGATTGATAAAGCTTGCGTGTGGTGCTGCTGATAAAGCTGACGGCTTTTTTACGCGTTAGCACACGGCCAAATAAAAAACATACCAGCTTATTCATCCAGCCCATGGTTTGATTCGGCCCCTTGCCTTTTTCCAAAGCCATTAAGGCTTCAGTGACAACGGCCTTAGGCTCCATAGGAAAAGCTTGCTTGGCCTTGTCGCTGGGCGTTTGCTGATTGAAATTCGGAGTTTTGGTGGCACCTGCGACACAGGCAATAACGTCTACCCCAAAATGCCGCATCTCTTCCCACAGCCCCTCAGCCAGCACCGTATTATAGGCTTTGGTGGCGGCATATTGCGCGACCATCGCACTGCCTTGATTACCTGACATTGAGCTCATTAGGATAACGCCGCCACGCTTACGCGCGACCATGGGTCTGAGCAGCGTGTCGACAAAGGTCATAGGGCTGCGGCAGTTAACATCGAGACAAAGCTGTTTTGAGGCAAGGTCGTCAGCTAAAAATTCGCCAATATGCGAGTACACCGCATTGTGCACTAAAAGCCCAATTTCTTTACCCTCGGTAATGCTTAAAATTTGCTGTTTTAAATCCTCACTGGCTAAATCCAGCGAATGGGTTTCAACGCTCACCGGGTGCTTGGCGCGAATATCGTCGGCAACTCGCTGTAAGTCGTCAAGGCCGCGCGCCAGCATAATAATATTCATACCCTTGGCGGCCAGCTGCCGGGAAAACTGTTCGCCAATACCTTGGCTAGCGCCGGCAATAATCGCCCAGGGGCCATAGCGGCTGTTAAAGTATTCCATCGATAGCTCCTATTTAGCCTTTAGTTGATCATGCAGGGTTTGACAGTATGGCAGGCAGCGCTGCATGGCCTCACTAACACTCACCAGTGGCACATAGTCGAGATCTTGCTCTGGCTCGCGTGGGTCAGAAATATGGGTGGTGCATACCTTATCGAGCTCTTTCGGCGACATCAGCGGTGCCGGCGTGCCAAACTGAAAATGCAGCCACTGGCCTATTTTCATGATCGGCATTAACAGCCCCATTGGAATCCAGAGTTTAGGGAATTTATAACCGAGACCCTCGATTAGCGGGCGGAAAAATTCGAAATAGTTCTGAAATTCATTNTCGCAAATAAAATAGCCGCGACCGCAGCAGCGATTACCTTCGACCAGGCGTTCAGCCGCTAAAATATGCGCATGCACGAGATTATCTATAAAGGCATTTTCATGCACTGCATTGGGGTTGCCAAGCGCTGCGACCAGCTTCCCATCCGCCGCCTCGCTGCAGAATTTATCCAACATAATGCAGCTCTCGGCACCGTAGATGCCGCTTGGTCTGATCGCGCAGCTTAATAAGCCCTGTTCGCCATTGGCGGCCAGCACCGCCTGTTCGGCCAGCATTTTAGACTCGGTATACATATCGTATATATGCGTTGCATAGGGGGAGTCAGAATTGAGCCCGGTTACGGCAGTGCCGTTATAGCAAACGGCATTCGAGCTGGTGTACACCAGTGCGGCAACTCCTTGCTGTTGCGCTGCGGCAATCACATGCTTTGTGCCTTCAGTATTGATTGTGAGTGAGCGTTGACGATAACTGGCCGGCATATTGCTGCCGCCTTTAAGTTCGATAATGGCGGCAGTATGAAAAATGGTGTCGATGTTTTCGCAGGCTGCGATCAGCGCGGCTTGGTCGGTGATGTCACCTTCAATAGCCTGCATCTTTGGGTCGCTAAAGTTGGGCGGT
The sequence above is a segment of the Pseudomonadales bacterium genome. Coding sequences within it:
- a CDS encoding SDR family NAD(P)-dependent oxidoreductase: MAKSSNATRTLGRCLVTGGAGFLGRNICKQLLLQGYEVVVFDRLPPNFSDPKMQAIEGDITDQAALIAACENIDTIFHTAAIIELKGGSNMPASYRQRSLTINTEGTKHVIAAAQQQGVAALVYTSSNAVCYNGTAVTGLNSDSPYATHIYDMYTESKMLAEQAVLAANGEQGLLSCAIRPSGIYGAESCIMLDKFCSEAADGKLVAALGNPNAVHENAFIDNLVHAHILAAERLVEGNRCCGRGYFICXNEFQNYFEFFRPLIEGLGYKFPKLWIPMGLLMPIMKIGQWLHFQFGTPAPLMSPKELDKVCTTHISDPREPEQDLDYVPLVSVSEAMQRCLPYCQTLHDQLKAK
- a CDS encoding SDR family NAD(P)-dependent oxidoreductase; translation: MEYFNSRYGPWAIIAGASQGIGEQFSRQLAAKGMNIIMLARGLDDLQRVADDIRAKHPVSVETHSLDLASEDLKQQILSITEGKEIGLLVHNAVYSHIGEFLADDLASKQLCLDVNCRSPMTFVDTLLRPMVARKRGGVILMSSMSGNQGSAMVAQYAATKAYNTVLAEGLWEEMRHFGVDVIACVAGATKTPNFNQQTPSDKAKQAFPMEPKAVVTEALMALEKGKGPNQTMGWMNKLVCFLFGRVLTRKKAVSFISSTTRKLYQS